Proteins from one Triticum aestivum cultivar Chinese Spring chromosome 7A, IWGSC CS RefSeq v2.1, whole genome shotgun sequence genomic window:
- the LOC123148845 gene encoding uncharacterized protein encodes MPILRQIFRLLRRPGVAISHDPLRRLSSTSRPLLSFMASAPPYWSPPPLARRSFPLMMVPDLPVRRVSRFPPGSRSMTSGTTLQDMNTIAGKHDASSNIVDISGCDENGRSATNRRSALVASDAEEDDILDLGFLPKSTHRDGSLYRNTHSWKRMYNVDDCSETRLPDPTDCDIRNGECIRHQPNRVLQIFSLKLAELTLDLGPVELYGYIAVRDYLDTLRNYVVNISRDDPIIVKQGSLIDMAGPKRGIDLISSILVEYDMRIKVGEEERDDYQLIDGVTDIDDLGPWNRALKNRIQGDCGAVDLTIARVDDAVMANIEVAVSEVQSSFHLRLRCFIGGYNEGIRLFNGTVGESRHLKRSVVAVVDGSTLVLKFKAASGPSGSAERCCSFQADTHGLDTREIKTDFGLISVKVTWSTLRTRLIVGLE; translated from the exons ATGCCAATCCTCCGTCAGATTTTTCGTCTCCTCCGGCGACCTGGCGTCGCCATCTCTCATGACCCACTGCGCCGCCTCTCCTCTACCTCGCGACCTCTCCTCTCTTTCATGGCCTCTGCCCCGCCTTACTGGTCGCCACCACCGCTTGCACGGCGAAGTTTCCCTCTCATGATGGTTCCAGATCTACCTGTCCGTCGTGTTTCCCG ATTTCCACCTGGATCTCGGAGCATGACTAGTGGGACAACCTTGCAAGATATGAATACTATAGCCGGCAAACATGATGCATCTTCGAATATTGTGGACATCTCTGGTTGTGATGAAAACGGGAGGAGTGCAACCAATAGAAGGAGCGCATTGGTAGCAAGCGATGCCGAAGAAGATGATATTCTTGACCTGGGATTTCTTCCAAAAAGCACACACCGTGATGGTTCTTTATACAGGAACACTCATTCGTGGAAAAGGATGTATAATGTTGATGACTGTAGTGAGA CTCGGCTACCAGATCCCACAGATTGTGACATCCGCAATGGAGAATGCATTCGGCATCAACCTAATCGCGTGTTACAAATTTTCTCATTAAAGTTGGCTGAACTTACTCTGGATCTTGGCCCAGTAGAGTTGTATGGATACATAGCAGTGCGGGATTATCTGGATACATTGCGTAATTATGTTGTCAATATAAGCAGGGATGATCCCATCATTGTGAAGCAG GGTTCTCTCATCGACATGGCTGGCCCTAAGCGAGGGATAGATTTGATTTCCAGTATTCTAGTGGAATATGACATGAGGATCAAGGTAGGTGAGGAAGAAAGGGATGATTACCAGCTGATTGATGGTGTAACAGACATAGACGACCTGGGCCCATGGAATCGTGCATTGAAAAATCGCATCCAAGGCGACTGTGGTGCGGTTGACTTAACCATAGCACGTGTTGATGACGCAGTCATGGCGAATATTGAAGTTGCCGTGTCAGAAGTGCAGAGCAGTTTTCATCTGCGCTTGCGCTGTTTTATCGGTGGTTATAACGAAGGAATTCGGCTCTTCAATGGTACAGTTGGCGAGTCACGTCATTTAAAGAGGTCTGTGGTTGCTGTAGTGGATGGTTCCACTCTGGTTTTGAAGTTCAAGGCGGCCTCGGGGCCATCTGGTTCAGCGGAACGATGTTGTTCCTTCCAGGCAGACACGCATGGACTTGATACTCGAGAGATAAAGACTGATTTTGGGTTGATCTCAGTGAAGGTGACTTGGTCGACTCTGCGTACCAGGCTTATTGTAGGGCTTGAATAA